One region of Solanum pennellii chromosome 6, SPENNV200 genomic DNA includes:
- the LOC107023028 gene encoding uncharacterized protein LOC107023028, protein MHISMADSEFPHAYPQTPSIDNSETLFQRRSRCFCFPSFRSPNQLTKYVKFDWWHRLRSGAVKEGSVWAKGINALKKLREWSEIVAGPRWKTFIRRFHRNKSGNRNAKFQYDPLSYSLNFDEGRGNNGEEEEELVLRNFSTRYASIPASSSFGKDGPSFV, encoded by the coding sequence ATGCATATTTCAATGGCAGATTCTGAATTTCCTCACGCATATCCACAAACGCCAAGTATCGATAATTCCGAAACGCTATTTCAACGACGTAGCCgttgcttctgcttcccatCTTTCCGTTCTCCGAATCAATTAACAAAATACGTTAAGTTTGACTGGTGGCATAGGTTACGTAGCGGTGCGGTTAAGGAGGGATCTGTATGGGCTAAAGGAATCAACGCTTTGAAGAAGCTTCGTGAATGGTCGGAGATCGTCGCCGGACCTAGATGGAAGACTTTCATCCGGCGGTTCCATCGGAACAAAAGCGGTAATAGGAATGCGAAATTCCAATACGATCCTTTGAGTTACTCACTGAACTTCGATGAAGGACGAGGGAATAACGGAGAAGAGGAGGAGGAATTGGTACTCCGGAATTTCTCGACGAGATACGCATCGATTCCGGCGTCTAGTAGCTTCGGCAAAGATGGGCCCAGTTTCGTTTGA
- the LOC107021783 gene encoding uncharacterized protein LOC107021783 → MPGPGPHMMYTLGSGLGLMSVSNGRFSPHHCVTYSINAFFGPDIGSFSEWLTSTLGLGSALGYAIEPWIHDPFYYILILGIPMSMLYSAVSKFLLKKGLLDSISGVPLTRKQCLFLVAAGSLSHFFLDHLFEENGKSTMYTWILSTGWWEGRAPINLDAVVVVCILCSCLIADFIYINRVKPLKLLKLRVINSVKLILVIASLYCLWCATQIYLIQPRRPAVGEEADLGVLVFMAIYFFLPHWLCIQSMNSRDPQDLLPL, encoded by the exons ATGCCAGGGCCGGGACCGCATATGATGTATACATTGGGTTCAGGATTAGGATTGATGAGTGTATCTAATGGCCGGTTTAGTCCTCATCACTGCGTTACCTATTCCATTAACGCTTTCTTTGGACCGGACATTGGATCTTTCTCTGAGTGGCTTACATCAACCCTTGGGTTAGGAAGTGCTTTGGGTTATGCAATTGAGCCCTGGATCCATGACCCCTTTTATTATATACTTATTCTTGGTATCCCCATGTCCATGCTTTACAGCGCTGTCTCCAAATTTCTCCTAAAGAAGGGGTTGCTCGATTCCATTTCTGGG GTGCCGCTTACAAGGAAACAGTGTCTTTTCCTGGTGGCTGCTGGCTCTTTGTCACATTTTTTCTTGGACCATCTGTTTGAG GAAAATGGGAAGTCTACTATGTACACTTGGATATTGAGCACAGGTTGGTGGGAAGGGCGCGCACCAATCAATCTAGATGCTGTTGTTGTGGTTTGCATTCTATGTAGCTGCTTGATCGCTGACTTTATATACATAAACAG AGTGAAGCCGCTCAAACTGCTCAAACTACGAGTTATCAACTCTGTCAAACTGATCTTGGTAATTGCTTCCTTATACTGTTTATGGTGTGCAACCCAAATATACTTGATTCAACCTCGTCGGCCAGCAGTTGGTGAAGAGGCTGATCTTGGAGTTCTTGTGTTTATGGCAATATATTTTTTCCTCCCTCATTGGCTATGCATTCAGTCCATGAACTCAAGAGATCCCCAAGATCTTTTGCCCTTATGA
- the LOC107021701 gene encoding protein DELETION OF SUV3 SUPPRESSOR 1(I)-like, translating to MATEQPKPATVDVKMDLFEDDDEFEEFDIDQEWESKKEGKEATQQWEDDWDDDDVNDDFSLQLKRELESNTEKK from the exons ATGGCAACCGAACAACCAAAACCAGCAACTGTAGATGTGAAAATGGATCTGTTTGAGGACGATGACGAATTTGAAGAGTTTGACATTGATCAAG AGTGGGAGTCGAAAAAGGAAGGGAAAGAAGCTACCCAGCAGTGGGAAGATGATTGGGATGATGATGATGTCAATGATGATTTCTCTCTACAACTGAAAAGGGAACTGGAAAGCAACACGGAGAAGAAATAA
- the LOC107023798 gene encoding bidirectional sugar transporter SWEET5-like isoform X1 has translation MADTDTIRTVVGIIGNVISFFLFLSPGPTFVKILKAKSVMEFKPDPYIATVLNCAVWVFYGMPFVHPDSLLVITINGFGLAIELLYVSIFFIYSDWSKRQKIIIALIIEAIFMAILIFVTLTFLHGTKDRSMLIGIVAIVFNIIMYTSPLTVMKKVITTKSVKYMPFYLSLANFANGIVWACYALLKFDPYILIPNGLGSLSGLVQLILFATFYRTTNWDEDEKEVELSTSKSNKSDV, from the exons atgGCAGATACAGACACCATTAGGACAGTTGTAGGAATCATTGGTAATGTCATatctttcttcctcttcttgTCCCCAGG GCCAACATTTGTAAAAATTTTGAAAGCAAAGTCAGTGATGGAATTCAAGCCAGATCCTTATATAGCAACAGTTTTGAATTGTGCAGTTTGGGTGTTTTATGGCATGCCATTTGTTCACCCTGACAGTCTTCTTGTCATCACCATTAACGGATTTGGTCTTGCTATTGAGTTACTCTACGTCTCAATCTTCTTCATCTACTCCGATTGGTCTAAGCGA CAAAAGATCATAATTGCTTTGATTATTGAAGCAATCTTCATGGCAATCCTCATCTTTGTTACATTAACATTCCTCCATGGAACCAAGGATAGATCGATGCTTATTGGGATTGTGGCTATAGTCTTCAATATCATCATGTACACCTCACCACTGACCGTCATG AAGAAGGTGATCACCACCAAGAGTGTGAAATACATGCCATTTTACTTGTCACTAGCAAACTTTGCTAATGGCATTGTTTGGGCATGCTATGCACTCCTCAAATTTGATCCTTATATCCTG ATCCCCAATGGATTGGGTTCATTGTCTGGATTAGTGCAGTTGATCCTCTTTGCAACATTTTACCGCACAACAAATTGGGATGAGGATGAAAAAGAAGTTGAACTAAGTACTTCCAAATCCAACAAGTCAGATGtctga
- the LOC107023798 gene encoding bidirectional sugar transporter SWEET5-like isoform X2, with product MSYLSSSSCPQVWVFYGMPFVHPDSLLVITINGFGLAIELLYVSIFFIYSDWSKRQKIIIALIIEAIFMAILIFVTLTFLHGTKDRSMLIGIVAIVFNIIMYTSPLTVMKKVITTKSVKYMPFYLSLANFANGIVWACYALLKFDPYILIPNGLGSLSGLVQLILFATFYRTTNWDEDEKEVELSTSKSNKSDV from the exons ATGTCATatctttcttcctcttcttgTCCCCAGG TTTGGGTGTTTTATGGCATGCCATTTGTTCACCCTGACAGTCTTCTTGTCATCACCATTAACGGATTTGGTCTTGCTATTGAGTTACTCTACGTCTCAATCTTCTTCATCTACTCCGATTGGTCTAAGCGA CAAAAGATCATAATTGCTTTGATTATTGAAGCAATCTTCATGGCAATCCTCATCTTTGTTACATTAACATTCCTCCATGGAACCAAGGATAGATCGATGCTTATTGGGATTGTGGCTATAGTCTTCAATATCATCATGTACACCTCACCACTGACCGTCATG AAGAAGGTGATCACCACCAAGAGTGTGAAATACATGCCATTTTACTTGTCACTAGCAAACTTTGCTAATGGCATTGTTTGGGCATGCTATGCACTCCTCAAATTTGATCCTTATATCCTG ATCCCCAATGGATTGGGTTCATTGTCTGGATTAGTGCAGTTGATCCTCTTTGCAACATTTTACCGCACAACAAATTGGGATGAGGATGAAAAAGAAGTTGAACTAAGTACTTCCAAATCCAACAAGTCAGATGtctga
- the LOC107023797 gene encoding serine/threonine-protein kinase STY13-like, with translation MEKGSDGFVRADQIDLKSLDEQLERHLIRARTMDKDKNKKKPQDDSSINYDISIATVANHPTTPNPNLSLFSSSVPRQRYEWEIDPSKLIIKTVLARGTFGTVHRGIYDGQDVAVKLLDWGEEGHRTEAEIASLRAAFTQEVSVWHKLDHPNVTKFIGATMGASGLNIQTENGHIGMPSNICCVVVEYLPGGALKSYLIKNRRKKLAFKVVVQIALDLARGLSYLHTQKIVHRDVKTENMLLDKTRTVKIADFGVARVEASNPNDMTGETGTLGYMAPEVLNGNPYNRKCDVYSFGICLWEIYCCDMPYPDLSFSEVTSAVVRQNLRPEIPRCCPSSLANVMKRCWDANPDKRPEMDEVVSMIEAIDTSKGGGMIPVDQQQGCFCFRKHRGP, from the exons ATGGAGAAGGGCAGTGATGGGTTTGTGAGAGCAGATCAGATTGATTTGAAGAGCTTGGATGAACAACTTGAAAGGCATCTTATTAGAGCAAGAACTATGGACAAGgataagaataagaagaaaccaCAAGATGATTCTTCCATTAACTACGACATTTCTATTGCTACAGTGGCCAACCACCCCACCACCCCCAACCCCAACCTCTCTCTGTTTAGCTCATCTGTTCCTAGGCAAAGATATGAGTGGGAAATTGACCCTTCAAAGCTCATCATCAAAACTGTTCTTGCTCGTGGCACCTTTGGTACTGTCCACCGTGGCATTTATGATGGTCAAGACGTTGCTG TTAAACTGCTGGACTGGGGGGAAGAGGGACACAGAACAGAAGCTGAAATAGCATCACTAAGGGCAGCTTTTACTCAAGAAGTTTCAGTGTGGCATAAACTTGACCATCCTAATGTAACCAAG TTCATCGGAGCGACCATGGGAGCTTCTGGTCTAAATATACAAACAGAAAATGGTCATATTGGCATGCCTAGTAATATATGTTGTGTTGTTGTGGAATATCTTCCGGGCGGTGCCTTAAAATCTTACCTTATCAAGAACAGAAGAAAGAAGTTAGCATTTAAAGTTGTAGTGCAGATTGCACTTGATTTGGCCAGAGG GTTAAGTTACCTTCACACTCAGAAGATTGTGCATAGAGATGTCAAGACAGAGAATATGCTGTTGGACAAGACACGTACTGTAAAGATTGCAGACTTTGGGGTTGCACGAGTTGAGGCCTCTAATCCTAATGACATGACGGGGGAGACAGGAACCCTTGGCTATATGGCTCCTGAG GTTCTCAATGGCAACCCCTACAACAGGAAATGCGATGTGTATAGTTTTGGCATATGTTTGTGGGAGATATACTGCTGTGACATGCCATATCCTGATCTCAGTTTCTCAGAAGTGACTTCAGCCGTGGTTCGCCAG AATTTGAGGCCAGAAATACCAAGATGTTGCCCAAGTTCCCTAGCTAATGTGATGAAACGATGCTGGGACGCTAATCCTGATAAGCGACCTGAGATGGATGAGGTAGTATCCATGATAGAGGCTATTGACACATCCAAAGGCGGGGGAATGATCCCTGTTGATCAACAACAGGGCTGTTTCTGTTTCCGGAAGCATCGTGGACCTTGA